Proteins co-encoded in one Colletes latitarsis isolate SP2378_abdomen chromosome 2, iyColLati1, whole genome shotgun sequence genomic window:
- the LOC143351726 gene encoding uncharacterized protein LOC143351726 → MHPLFAIYSLDPESRRTVSSTKTSRIMKRFILLAGMATLLVLSVTEISANEVSTEAPAPQVLAVRGKRSPQDLPPCPPPPNGEPPQGPPPDGAPPCMPPGVMAQLSSAGNAMMSSVGKMKRSAHNHLDQQGGQGGQGGNDRDRNMDDNMHNPMGGGGGHHMG, encoded by the exons ATGCATCCACTGTTCGCTATTTATTCTCTCGATCCGGAATCACGAAGAACAGTATCGAGTACCAAGACATCAAGGATCATGAAGCGTTTTATCCTACTAGCTGGCATGGCCACCTTGCTGGTGCTCTCT GTCACCGAAATTTCGGCCAATGAAGTTTCGACGGAAGCCCCCGCTCCCCAGGTGTTGGCTGTTCGGGGAAAACGCAGTCCACAGGATCTGCCCCCATGTCCTCCCCCGCCAAACGGAGAGCCACCACAGGGACCTCCTCCAGACGGAGCTCCTCCGTGTATGCCTCCTGGTGTCATGGCTCAACTTTCAAGCGCAGGGAATGCGATGATGTCATCTGTGGGAAAGATGAAAAGATCCGCGCACAATCATTTAGATCAGCAGGGCGGACAGGGAGGACAGGGTGGTAACGATCGGGACAGGAACATGGATGATAACATGCACAACCCGATGGGAGGAG GTGGAGGTCACCATATGGGATAA